The candidate division KSB1 bacterium genome includes a window with the following:
- a CDS encoding tetratricopeptide repeat protein yields MGPSYRFRRSACGTVFLLLPVLILGCARTAGRPPLVLVLPHWSSSQPEEATIGLAASASLALRQALAGRFRLSGVPEVLTALPLDSLAADEYCLRIGRRVGAKAVLLLRWGEGGPQWTLVSSQSPSRDLGWQPLAQTWAEAVAAVSQRLGGGLAETSIPVPSAEELREVGTLFLALAAGESLPTDAFNRASITELQGWARGEVLLHQLAELNRAKKDLTEGLFRLGKHLRDQWGDSASYEWQRLRGAYFVFAQRWNLAEQWLAKAYRRNARDGRTLYWLAHLHASRLRALGLRHPEHALRRAVECDPFLFEARIMLAELYFQNRKFRAAQQEAEALLALNPVHEDGLMLAGRIAIGLNDIPRTLEIYKRVVDLNPLNADAYYNLGIVYFHTGHLADAEALFRRAVEINDHADAHFYLARIYEKVGLREKAAEEYRIRVRLRKGADDPFADQARKRLAEIGSLAPDSLSTPR; encoded by the coding sequence ATGGGTCCGAGCTACCGGTTCAGACGGAGCGCGTGCGGTACGGTGTTCTTGCTGCTTCCCGTACTCATTCTGGGTTGCGCAAGAACTGCCGGGCGGCCCCCCCTCGTCCTTGTTCTGCCCCACTGGTCCTCCAGTCAACCGGAAGAGGCCACCATCGGCCTGGCGGCCTCCGCAAGCCTTGCCCTGCGCCAGGCCCTGGCCGGCCGGTTCCGTCTTTCGGGAGTGCCTGAGGTTCTGACAGCCCTCCCTCTTGATTCCCTTGCAGCAGACGAGTACTGCCTCCGAATAGGGAGGCGGGTGGGTGCCAAGGCCGTTCTCCTGCTAAGGTGGGGGGAGGGCGGGCCGCAATGGACCCTTGTTTCCTCGCAGAGCCCCTCGCGCGATCTCGGTTGGCAGCCGCTCGCCCAAACGTGGGCCGAAGCGGTGGCGGCGGTATCCCAACGGCTCGGTGGCGGGCTGGCCGAGACCTCTATCCCGGTGCCGTCAGCCGAGGAGTTGAGGGAAGTGGGTACTCTGTTCCTCGCCCTGGCGGCGGGGGAGAGCTTGCCTACGGACGCCTTCAACCGGGCCAGCATCACGGAGCTTCAGGGATGGGCAAGAGGGGAGGTCCTTCTCCACCAACTCGCTGAACTCAACCGAGCCAAGAAGGACCTCACCGAGGGGCTATTCCGCCTGGGGAAGCACCTGAGGGACCAGTGGGGTGACTCGGCAAGCTACGAATGGCAGCGCTTACGGGGAGCCTATTTCGTTTTCGCCCAGCGCTGGAACCTGGCCGAGCAGTGGCTGGCGAAAGCCTACCGACGGAATGCCCGAGACGGGCGCACCCTGTACTGGTTGGCTCACCTCCACGCTTCACGCCTGCGGGCCCTGGGATTGCGGCACCCCGAGCACGCTCTCAGAAGGGCTGTGGAATGCGATCCTTTCCTGTTCGAGGCCCGGATCATGCTCGCGGAGCTTTACTTCCAGAACCGGAAGTTCCGAGCAGCGCAGCAGGAGGCGGAGGCCCTCCTGGCCCTGAATCCCGTGCACGAAGACGGGCTGATGCTGGCGGGGCGCATCGCCATCGGTTTGAACGATATCCCGCGCACCCTCGAGATCTACAAGCGAGTCGTGGATCTTAACCCGCTCAATGCTGATGCCTATTACAACCTTGGGATCGTCTATTTCCACACGGGTCACCTTGCGGACGCGGAGGCCTTGTTTCGCAGAGCCGTGGAGATTAATGATCACGCGGATGCCCACTTTTACCTGGCGAGGATCTACGAGAAAGTAGGCCTGCGAGAGAAGGCAGCGGAGGAATACCGGATCCGGGTCCGGCTCCGAAAAGGGGCGGACGATCCGTTTGCGGACCAGGCTCGCAAGAGGCTTGCGGAGATCGGGAGCCTTGCGCCGGACAGCCTGAGCACCCCACGATGA
- the ftsH gene encoding ATP-dependent zinc metalloprotease FtsH codes for MPQKRTGRPRKDPLSKRSPRRSPSEDPEDGFQWLRASRTLLFWIAIILGSVWVSQRLSMSQAREVTIPYSEFVRHLEAGEVVSAQVRGREFHGALKQPATITSRGRLETYQLFKVVLPQEPSHEQVLRWIHDFGLQVEFKGEARYFWGYIGYLLPVALIFAMWVILLRRMQGAGTKGIFTFGKSRAKLFLENRPPVTFDDVAGADEAKEELREIVEFLKNPERFQRLGGKIPKGALLTGPPGTGKTLLARAVAGEAGVPFFSISGADFVEMFVGVGASRVRDLFEQGKKHAPCIIFIDEIDAVGRQRGAGLGGGHDEREQTLNQLLVEMDGFDSNEGVILLAATNRPDVLDQALLRPGRFDRQIVVDRPDVLGREGILKVHTRNVPLGPDVDLRTLAKGTPGFVGADLANLVNEAALLAARKGKNVVEMEDFEEAKDKVLMGAERKSLLISEEEKRSTAYHEAGHALVAKLTPGADPVHKVTIIPRGRALGATTTLPMDERHNYPRSYCLAMLRQLMGGREAEKLVLNEVSTGAGNDIERATELARKMVCEWGMSEKVGPLAFGRQGDEVFIGRELALARPYSDSTAELIDQEIRRLVNEAAEEANRLLRENIDKLHRLAQALLEYEILDGEEIDRVLAGEPLSRVPSRRAPAGKADTAETAGKEPTVAPQPVLRPGRA; via the coding sequence ATGCCCCAGAAGCGAACCGGAAGGCCCCGGAAGGACCCGCTTTCGAAGCGTAGTCCTCGGCGATCTCCTTCCGAGGATCCGGAGGACGGTTTTCAGTGGCTGCGTGCCTCACGGACCCTGTTGTTCTGGATTGCGATCATTCTCGGCTCGGTGTGGGTCTCGCAGCGGCTGAGCATGTCGCAAGCCCGTGAGGTGACCATCCCGTACAGCGAGTTTGTGCGCCACCTGGAGGCTGGCGAGGTGGTCAGCGCCCAGGTCCGGGGGCGTGAGTTCCACGGCGCGCTCAAACAGCCGGCCACGATCACCTCGCGGGGAAGATTGGAGACCTACCAGCTTTTCAAGGTGGTACTGCCCCAGGAGCCGAGCCACGAGCAGGTGCTGCGCTGGATCCACGATTTCGGCCTCCAGGTCGAGTTCAAGGGAGAAGCCAGGTACTTCTGGGGCTACATCGGCTACCTACTCCCGGTAGCTCTCATCTTCGCGATGTGGGTGATCCTGCTCCGTCGGATGCAGGGGGCTGGGACAAAGGGAATCTTCACCTTCGGGAAGTCCCGGGCCAAGCTTTTCCTCGAAAATCGACCTCCGGTCACCTTTGACGACGTGGCGGGTGCCGACGAGGCAAAGGAGGAGTTGCGGGAAATCGTTGAGTTCCTGAAGAATCCTGAGCGCTTCCAGCGCCTGGGTGGCAAGATTCCTAAGGGGGCACTCCTGACGGGACCGCCAGGCACCGGTAAGACCCTGCTGGCACGGGCGGTGGCCGGCGAGGCAGGCGTTCCCTTTTTCTCCATCTCAGGGGCGGATTTTGTAGAGATGTTTGTGGGGGTTGGAGCCTCGCGCGTGCGCGACTTGTTCGAGCAGGGAAAGAAGCACGCCCCCTGCATCATCTTCATTGACGAGATCGACGCCGTCGGCAGGCAGCGCGGCGCAGGCCTCGGGGGAGGTCACGATGAGCGGGAGCAGACCCTAAATCAGCTCCTGGTGGAGATGGACGGCTTCGATTCGAACGAGGGCGTGATTCTCCTTGCGGCCACCAATCGGCCGGATGTGCTGGACCAGGCCCTCTTGCGCCCAGGCCGCTTCGACCGCCAGATCGTTGTGGATCGCCCCGACGTGCTGGGGCGAGAAGGGATCCTCAAAGTGCACACCCGTAACGTGCCTCTCGGCCCGGACGTGGATCTGCGAACACTGGCCAAAGGTACACCCGGATTTGTCGGCGCTGATCTGGCCAACCTGGTCAATGAGGCGGCCCTTCTGGCTGCGCGCAAAGGCAAGAACGTGGTGGAGATGGAGGATTTCGAGGAGGCGAAGGACAAGGTTCTGATGGGGGCGGAACGAAAGAGCCTCTTGATTTCCGAGGAGGAGAAGCGGAGCACGGCCTACCACGAGGCCGGACACGCCCTTGTGGCCAAGCTCACCCCGGGTGCCGACCCCGTGCACAAGGTGACCATCATCCCGAGGGGGAGAGCGCTCGGCGCCACAACAACTCTCCCAATGGATGAACGGCACAATTATCCCCGTTCGTATTGCCTTGCGATGCTCCGGCAGTTGATGGGCGGTCGCGAAGCGGAGAAGCTCGTCCTCAACGAAGTGAGTACAGGCGCCGGCAACGATATCGAGCGCGCTACCGAGCTTGCGCGCAAGATGGTGTGTGAATGGGGGATGAGCGAGAAGGTTGGGCCCCTGGCTTTTGGCCGCCAGGGAGATGAGGTGTTCATCGGCCGCGAACTGGCCCTGGCGAGACCTTACAGCGATTCCACAGCCGAGCTGATCGACCAGGAAATCCGCCGCCTGGTGAACGAGGCTGCGGAAGAGGCCAATCGCCTCTTGCGAGAGAATATCGACAAGCTGCACCGCCTGGCCCAGGCCCTTCTGGAATACGAGATCCTGGACGGTGAAGAGATCGACCGCGTCCTGGCTGGGGAGCCCCTCAGCCGCGTTCCCTCGCGACGCGCCCCTGCGGGCAAGGCGGATACGGCCGAGACGGCCGGAAAAGAACCGACGGTCGCCCCTCAACCCGTTCTGCGCCCGGGCCGAGCTTAG
- the amrS gene encoding AmmeMemoRadiSam system radical SAM enzyme has translation MSKPLPPAEASWSRRRFLAAGASACVLAAVGPGSASRPPFLELRRAKDLSVVEARFYEKLPNRKIRCKLCPRECVIDDQERGYCGVRENRGGTYYTLVHSRPVSIHVDPIEKKPLFHFLPGTEALSLATVGCNVECKFCQNWQISQVRPEQMEAYEASPALIAELARESGSPTIAYTYTEPVVFAEYMYDCAVEGRKRGIRSVMISNGYIQREAMLELCSVLDAVKIDLKAFTQRFYTELVAGELKPVLDTLKLLVSRRMWTEIVYLMIPTKNDAKQEIREMCRWIVSELGPDVPVHFTRFYPQYRLRNLPPTPLATLRMAREIALEEGIRFAYIGNVPGEEGENTYCPHCHVVLIRRAGYSILENNLRAGRCSKCGEKIPGVWS, from the coding sequence ATGAGCAAGCCACTTCCGCCCGCAGAGGCAAGTTGGTCCCGGCGGCGATTTCTGGCAGCGGGGGCCAGCGCTTGCGTACTGGCCGCCGTGGGCCCGGGATCGGCATCCAGGCCGCCTTTCCTGGAGCTGCGCCGCGCCAAGGATCTGAGTGTTGTGGAAGCCCGCTTCTACGAGAAGCTCCCGAACCGCAAGATCCGCTGCAAGCTCTGTCCGCGCGAGTGCGTGATCGACGACCAGGAGAGGGGGTACTGCGGCGTGCGGGAGAATCGCGGCGGGACGTATTACACGCTGGTTCATTCGCGCCCCGTGAGCATTCACGTGGATCCGATCGAGAAGAAGCCCCTTTTCCATTTCCTGCCAGGGACGGAGGCCCTTTCCCTTGCGACGGTCGGCTGCAATGTCGAGTGCAAGTTCTGCCAGAACTGGCAGATCTCCCAGGTCAGGCCCGAGCAGATGGAGGCGTACGAGGCAAGTCCAGCGCTCATTGCCGAGCTGGCGCGTGAGAGCGGGTCGCCGACCATTGCGTACACCTATACGGAGCCGGTGGTCTTTGCGGAGTACATGTACGATTGCGCTGTGGAAGGCCGCAAGCGGGGAATCCGCAGCGTAATGATCAGCAACGGGTACATCCAGCGCGAGGCGATGCTGGAGCTGTGCAGCGTCCTGGACGCGGTGAAGATCGATCTGAAGGCCTTCACGCAGCGTTTCTACACCGAGCTTGTGGCCGGTGAGCTGAAGCCTGTCCTGGATACCCTGAAGCTGCTGGTCTCCCGCCGCATGTGGACGGAGATCGTCTACCTGATGATCCCGACGAAGAACGACGCGAAGCAAGAGATCCGCGAGATGTGTCGCTGGATCGTGTCGGAGCTGGGCCCCGACGTCCCGGTACACTTCACGCGCTTCTACCCGCAGTACCGACTTCGCAATCTCCCCCCAACGCCTCTGGCCACCTTGCGGATGGCTCGTGAAATCGCTCTTGAGGAGGGGATACGTTTTGCCTATATTGGCAACGTTCCGGGTGAGGAAGGAGAGAACACCTACTGTCCCCACTGCCACGTCGTTCTGATCCGTAGAGCGGGATACTCGATCCTCGAAAACAACCTGAGGGCGGGGCGCTGCTCCAAATGCGGGGAGAAGATCCCCGGGGTTTGGTCCTGA
- the hpt gene encoding hypoxanthine phosphoribosyltransferase, translating to MAELYRKRLLIPAEEVQRRVSELAEQISTDYEGKVPVLVGVLNGAFMFMADLVRRLKIDCEIDFVKLSSYGRRKESSGKVRLLKDLGLDIRDRDVLVVEDIVDSGLSVQWLRRYLESRGPRSLRFVTFLRKEGAARVDYDVEYVGFDIPNLFVVGYGLDFAEKFRNFPEIFVLEEGTEGTKPHPAKKPEISGKTDPV from the coding sequence ATGGCAGAGCTGTACCGGAAGCGCCTCCTTATCCCCGCGGAGGAGGTGCAGAGGCGTGTGTCTGAGCTGGCGGAGCAAATTTCCACGGACTATGAGGGGAAGGTGCCTGTCCTCGTCGGCGTCCTCAACGGTGCCTTCATGTTCATGGCCGACCTGGTCCGCCGCTTGAAGATCGACTGCGAGATCGATTTCGTAAAGCTCTCCTCCTACGGCCGGCGGAAGGAATCTTCAGGAAAGGTCCGGCTGTTAAAGGACCTGGGGCTCGATATTCGGGACCGGGATGTGCTCGTCGTGGAGGATATTGTGGATTCAGGGTTGTCCGTGCAATGGCTGCGTCGCTACCTGGAGAGTCGAGGACCCCGCTCGCTTCGCTTCGTGACTTTCCTTCGTAAGGAGGGAGCAGCCCGCGTGGACTACGACGTCGAATACGTCGGATTCGACATCCCCAACCTGTTCGTCGTGGGCTACGGCCTGGATTTCGCCGAAAAGTTCCGCAACTTCCCCGAGATCTTCGTGCTGGAAGAGGGCACAGAAGGCACAAAGCCCCACCCCGCGAAGAAGCCGGAAATCTCCGGGAAAACCGATCCAGTCTAA
- the amrB gene encoding AmmeMemoRadiSam system protein B: MRGRIAVGAIALLGVGLLATSVARSKLGKEVKRPMPPDLGVRKPAVAGMWYPQDPAELRRMLDTFFENAKKPPLDGEVVGLVAPHAGFVYSGLIAAYAYKQIMGKHYDDVIVIAPSHRDAFHGASVFTGSGYETPLGVIPVDRDLAADLISQDGILHAGWEGHREEHALEAQLPFLQYALGSFRLVPIVILDRDWETCRRLGEAIARACRGKSVLLVASTDLYHGYSYDECNARDSQTLRAMEEFDPEKFNRGLNREEYQACGGGPVTAVMVAAKQLGAQKAKVLAHTTSGDVTGRKSGYVVGYGAVAFLRREGQTPPRKVGVELGLSDEDKRTLLEIARRTIEARVKGKPFPKFEVTSPTLLEPRGAFVTINKHGMLRGCIGYVMPIKPLWETVMEMAEAAALRDPRFAPVSPEEVPDLEIEISVLTVPREIRSIDEIEVGKHGLIIERGFNSGLLLPQVATEYGWDRTTFLEHTCRKAGLPPNAWKEQGTVIKIFSAEVFGEHEVKR; this comes from the coding sequence GTGCGCGGCCGCATTGCAGTGGGCGCAATCGCTCTGCTGGGGGTGGGCTTGCTGGCGACGAGCGTCGCCCGGTCGAAACTCGGGAAGGAGGTGAAACGTCCGATGCCGCCCGACCTGGGAGTGCGGAAGCCTGCCGTGGCGGGGATGTGGTATCCCCAGGACCCGGCGGAATTGCGCCGGATGCTCGACACCTTTTTCGAGAACGCCAAGAAGCCTCCTTTGGACGGAGAGGTCGTCGGCCTGGTAGCTCCCCATGCCGGTTTTGTCTATTCCGGCTTGATTGCCGCTTATGCCTACAAGCAGATCATGGGTAAACACTACGACGATGTGATCGTCATCGCCCCGAGCCACAGAGACGCCTTCCACGGAGCCTCCGTGTTCACCGGAAGCGGCTACGAGACTCCGCTGGGCGTGATCCCGGTAGATCGCGATCTGGCAGCTGATCTCATTAGCCAGGACGGAATCCTTCACGCCGGCTGGGAAGGCCATCGGGAGGAGCATGCCCTGGAGGCGCAACTTCCCTTCCTCCAGTATGCCCTGGGGAGCTTCCGTTTGGTGCCCATTGTGATCCTGGATCGGGACTGGGAGACCTGCCGGAGGCTCGGAGAGGCGATCGCCCGCGCCTGCCGGGGCAAGTCCGTCCTCCTGGTGGCCAGTACGGATCTGTACCACGGCTACTCGTACGATGAGTGCAATGCCCGTGACTCCCAGACCCTCCGTGCCATGGAGGAATTCGATCCAGAGAAGTTCAACCGGGGCCTCAACCGCGAGGAGTACCAGGCCTGTGGCGGAGGTCCCGTGACGGCGGTCATGGTCGCCGCCAAACAATTGGGGGCCCAGAAGGCAAAGGTTCTGGCTCACACCACCTCTGGGGATGTCACAGGGCGAAAGAGCGGGTACGTGGTAGGCTACGGCGCTGTGGCCTTCTTGCGCAGGGAGGGCCAAACCCCGCCCAGGAAAGTGGGGGTGGAGCTCGGACTGAGCGACGAGGACAAGCGCACGCTGCTGGAGATCGCTCGGCGGACGATAGAGGCGAGGGTGAAGGGTAAGCCCTTCCCGAAGTTCGAAGTCACTTCACCTACCCTTCTTGAACCCCGGGGCGCCTTCGTGACGATCAACAAGCACGGGATGCTGAGGGGATGCATCGGCTACGTAATGCCCATCAAGCCCCTGTGGGAGACGGTCATGGAGATGGCCGAGGCCGCTGCGCTGCGGGATCCCCGCTTTGCCCCGGTGAGCCCCGAGGAAGTTCCGGATCTGGAAATCGAAATCTCCGTTCTTACCGTACCGCGCGAGATCCGCAGTATCGATGAGATCGAGGTCGGAAAGCACGGCCTCATCATCGAGCGTGGCTTCAATAGCGGTCTGCTGCTTCCCCAGGTAGCGACCGAGTATGGCTGGGATCGCACCACTTTCCTCGAGCACACCTGCCGTAAAGCCGGACTTCCCCCCAACGCCTGGAAGGAGCAAGGGACCGTGATCAAGATCTTCTCCGCCGAGGTATTCGGAGAGCACGAGGTCAAGCGCTGA
- a CDS encoding SagB/ThcOx family dehydrogenase: MNAKVMLSLAGVLVLLTTTSAQERKTIALNPPDTSRGQPLMKALAHRASVRDFDTTALSLRDLSDLLWAGNGINRPAEGKRTAPSAMNAQDVDIYVATKEGFYLYDPKNNLLHLVVQGDHRKLLAGRQEGVARAPVILLLVSDISRFRAGEEAQRLQWAAIDVGTVAQNVLLFCASEGMACVPRATMDTQRLKEVLGLSATQYPLLNIPVSYKKK; the protein is encoded by the coding sequence ATGAACGCCAAGGTCATGCTTAGCCTTGCAGGTGTTCTGGTGCTCCTTACGACCACTTCTGCGCAGGAGAGAAAGACCATCGCACTGAACCCGCCGGACACCTCTCGGGGCCAACCGCTGATGAAAGCCCTCGCCCACCGAGCCTCGGTCCGCGATTTCGATACCACAGCGTTGAGCCTACGGGACCTGTCCGATCTGCTCTGGGCTGGCAATGGGATCAATCGTCCCGCCGAGGGGAAGCGGACCGCTCCCTCAGCCATGAACGCACAGGACGTCGATATCTACGTGGCCACCAAGGAAGGCTTCTACCTGTACGATCCGAAGAATAACCTGCTGCACCTGGTGGTCCAAGGAGATCACCGGAAGTTGCTGGCCGGTCGGCAGGAGGGTGTGGCTCGGGCGCCGGTGATCCTATTGCTCGTATCGGATATCTCCCGTTTCCGGGCGGGGGAAGAGGCCCAACGTCTCCAGTGGGCAGCCATCGACGTCGGTACAGTGGCCCAGAACGTTCTGCTGTTCTGCGCCTCCGAAGGGATGGCGTGTGTGCCACGCGCGACAATGGATACGCAGAGGCTGAAGGAGGTGCTGGGCCTGAGCGCTACCCAGTACCCTCTGCTGAACATCCCCGTCTCGTACAAGAAGAAGTGA
- the tilS gene encoding tRNA lysidine(34) synthetase TilS → MPELLEAFRKKVMETSLIRRGEHVLVAVSGGLDSVTLLHLLVSVKDAYGLQVSAAHLNHSLRGEEADEDERFVAALCEELAVPCVRERRDVRRYAQVHRLSEETAARVVRYDFLRRVKQQLKATAIATAHHADDQVETVIDHFLRGAGLSGLAGMAPRRGDVVRPLLWATRAEIERYARACNLRYRIDRSNFNLEFRRNRIRLELLPYLRRYFNPGVREAVLRSAQIVAEAEAFIEEQAHALLQVVQLPSRRDEVLLDALRLAEQPPLLQKYAVLTAFERLGGSRWLLDYDRLERVVQLIREGSSGARLNLGAGIEMVKSQSRLALQKARQVEFCYPLPIGATVEVPEVDMVISAEVVDRATYVRDVGLDARVEFVDLDALRGPLEVRNARPGDRFRPLGSSGSKKLSDLFTDAKVPAYERWRTPVVTDGANIVWVCGLRLDDRYKVTDKTQRILKLAMGERISGEE, encoded by the coding sequence GTGCCGGAGCTCCTTGAGGCCTTTCGCAAGAAGGTAATGGAAACCTCCCTCATCCGCAGGGGCGAGCACGTTCTGGTAGCCGTCTCCGGGGGCCTGGATTCGGTGACCCTCCTGCACCTCCTGGTCTCGGTCAAGGATGCGTACGGGCTGCAGGTTTCGGCAGCCCATCTGAACCACTCCCTGCGGGGCGAGGAGGCCGACGAGGACGAGCGATTCGTCGCTGCCCTTTGTGAAGAGCTTGCCGTGCCCTGCGTCCGAGAGAGAAGGGACGTGCGCCGTTACGCCCAGGTCCATCGCCTGTCGGAGGAGACAGCGGCGCGCGTTGTACGCTACGATTTTCTGCGACGCGTGAAGCAACAGCTCAAGGCGACGGCCATCGCCACAGCCCATCACGCCGACGATCAGGTGGAGACAGTGATAGACCACTTTCTGCGCGGTGCCGGCCTCTCCGGCCTGGCAGGGATGGCCCCGCGGCGAGGAGATGTGGTCCGGCCCCTCCTGTGGGCCACGCGGGCTGAGATTGAACGATACGCCCGCGCGTGCAACCTGAGGTACCGGATTGACCGAAGCAATTTCAACCTGGAATTCCGGCGCAATCGCATCCGGTTGGAGCTTCTGCCCTACCTCCGCCGGTATTTCAACCCCGGCGTCCGGGAAGCGGTGCTCCGGAGCGCACAGATCGTGGCGGAGGCCGAGGCGTTCATCGAGGAGCAAGCTCACGCGCTCCTCCAGGTGGTACAACTTCCGTCCCGACGGGACGAAGTGCTCCTCGACGCCCTCCGGCTGGCTGAACAGCCTCCCCTTCTGCAGAAGTACGCGGTGCTTACTGCCTTCGAGCGTCTCGGCGGAAGCCGCTGGCTCCTTGACTACGATCGCCTGGAGAGGGTAGTGCAGCTCATCCGGGAAGGAAGCTCCGGCGCCCGTCTCAATCTGGGCGCAGGCATCGAGATGGTGAAGAGCCAGTCGCGGCTGGCGCTTCAAAAAGCACGACAGGTGGAGTTCTGCTACCCCCTGCCCATCGGTGCCACGGTCGAGGTTCCGGAAGTCGATATGGTCATCTCGGCCGAGGTTGTGGATCGCGCCACCTACGTCCGCGACGTCGGCCTGGATGCCCGTGTGGAGTTCGTAGACCTGGATGCCCTTCGGGGCCCCTTAGAGGTGCGGAATGCGCGGCCGGGGGATCGCTTCCGTCCCCTTGGGAGCTCGGGCAGCAAGAAACTGAGCGACCTTTTCACCGATGCCAAAGTGCCCGCCTACGAGAGGTGGCGCACCCCCGTGGTGACGGACGGGGCGAACATCGTCTGGGTGTGTGGGTTGCGCCTTGACGACCGCTACAAAGTGACCGACAAGACGCAGCGCATTCTCAAACTCGCCATGGGAGAGAGGATCAGCGGCGAGGAGTAA
- the folP gene encoding dihydropteroate synthase has protein sequence MSDQLLDTERTEPRVWICRDREVRVDRTLIMGVLNVTPDSFSDGGQYFDPERAVDRALQMEAEGADIIDVGGESTRPGAEPVPVAEELRRVIPVLTRLAGKVRVLLSVDTYKAQVAAEALQAGVHIVNDISGLGFDPEMAPLVARWRAGVVIMHIKGSPRTMQDHPYYDDVVEEICQYFGGRLRLATEAGICPEQIVLDPGIGFGKRVEDNFEILRRLGEFRRFGRPVMIGPSRKSFIGKVLGLPPQERLEGTAAAVAVGIAHGADVVRVHDVREMRRVVQIADCIVGKPGAWRM, from the coding sequence ATGTCGGATCAGCTTCTGGACACGGAGCGCACAGAACCGCGGGTGTGGATTTGCCGCGACCGCGAGGTGCGGGTCGACCGCACCCTCATAATGGGGGTCCTGAACGTGACGCCTGACTCGTTCTCGGACGGAGGCCAGTACTTCGATCCTGAGCGGGCCGTCGACCGTGCCCTCCAGATGGAGGCCGAAGGGGCAGACATCATCGACGTGGGGGGCGAATCGACGCGTCCGGGTGCTGAGCCCGTGCCCGTAGCCGAAGAACTGCGGCGTGTAATCCCAGTGCTCACGCGATTGGCGGGGAAGGTAAGGGTGCTTCTTTCCGTCGACACATACAAGGCTCAGGTTGCGGCGGAAGCCCTTCAGGCCGGCGTCCACATCGTCAACGATATCAGCGGACTCGGCTTTGATCCGGAGATGGCGCCTCTTGTGGCGCGCTGGCGTGCCGGGGTGGTGATCATGCACATCAAAGGGTCACCCCGTACGATGCAGGACCATCCCTACTACGACGACGTAGTGGAAGAAATCTGTCAGTACTTCGGCGGGCGCCTGCGTTTGGCCACAGAAGCGGGTATCTGTCCCGAGCAGATCGTCCTGGATCCAGGAATCGGATTCGGGAAGAGGGTGGAGGACAATTTCGAGATTTTGCGCCGACTGGGTGAATTCCGTAGATTTGGCCGCCCCGTGATGATCGGTCCCTCGCGAAAGTCGTTTATCGGCAAGGTGCTGGGACTTCCGCCTCAGGAGCGTCTGGAAGGCACGGCGGCCGCCGTCGCCGTGGGAATTGCGCACGGGGCCGACGTCGTACGCGTTCACGACGTCCGGGAGATGAGACGTGTGGTGCAGATCGCAGACTGTATCGTCGGCAAGCCGGGGGCATGGAGGATGTAG
- the cdaA gene encoding diadenylate cyclase CdaA — translation MVLFRIAFLRFTIIDLLDVLAITYILCQLYYFVRGSRAAQMTVGFVLLLMASVIAPLLNMSGLTWILRNLSTVWLLAFVVLFQPELRRLLIRLGQSQIIRLFVRVHENRTVEEVAKAAFELSKRGLGALIVLARDMGLKAIIETGVPIRAEVSVPLLVSIFNLRSPLHDGAVVIQNDILEAAKCLLPLSQSPDLDPSLGTRHRAALGLSEESDAVVVIVSEETGAVSVAVNGELIRNFNYENLRRFLNEALRIAEPAPRPSARLEV, via the coding sequence ATGGTCCTATTCCGCATAGCCTTCCTTCGTTTCACCATCATCGATCTCCTCGACGTCCTGGCCATTACCTACATCCTCTGTCAGCTCTACTACTTCGTTCGCGGTTCCCGAGCGGCCCAGATGACCGTGGGCTTTGTGCTTCTCCTTATGGCGTCGGTGATTGCGCCGCTTCTCAACATGAGTGGGCTCACCTGGATCCTGCGCAATCTGAGCACCGTCTGGTTGCTGGCCTTCGTGGTCCTCTTCCAGCCCGAGCTGCGGCGTCTGCTCATTCGCTTGGGTCAAAGCCAGATCATCCGCCTGTTCGTCCGGGTGCATGAGAACCGCACGGTGGAGGAGGTGGCCAAGGCGGCCTTTGAGCTCTCCAAGCGCGGACTCGGCGCTCTGATCGTCCTTGCACGGGACATGGGCCTGAAGGCCATCATCGAGACGGGGGTGCCGATCCGTGCCGAGGTGTCGGTGCCGCTCCTGGTCTCGATCTTCAACCTGCGCTCGCCCCTGCACGACGGGGCCGTGGTCATTCAAAACGACATCCTCGAGGCAGCCAAATGCCTGCTGCCCCTGAGTCAGAGCCCAGACCTCGATCCCAGCCTGGGCACGCGCCATCGGGCAGCGCTGGGATTGTCGGAGGAGTCTGATGCCGTCGTGGTCATCGTGTCGGAGGAGACCGGAGCCGTCTCGGTAGCCGTCAATGGTGAGCTGATCCGCAACTTCAACTACGAAAACCTGCGCCGTTTTCTCAACGAGGCTCTGCGCATCGCCGAGCCGGCGCCACGTCCCTCCGCACGCCTGGAGGTGTGA